The Rhodohalobacter barkolensis genome includes the window CGCCTCCTTGTGCCGATATGCTTGCCGAACTTCCCATAAAAAAAGTGGTAATGGCAATGCAAGATCCCAACCCATCAGTGAATGGGAAAGGATTGAAGATTTTAAGAGAACAAAACATTCAGGTGGATGTAGGTGTTTTACAGGACGAAGCAGAGAAATTAAATGAAAAATGGCTGCACGCAATTGGCACTTCCACGCCATTTGTAACCTTGAAAATTGCTCAAACGGCTGACGGTTACGTAGCTGCACCGAATGGTGATTCAAAATGGATCTCCTGTAAAGAGTCCAGGAAATTAGTGCACCGGTGGCGCAGTGAGGATGATGCCGTTTTGGTTGGAAGAAATACGGCACTTCATGATAACCCTCAGCTTACCGTACGTTTGACTGAAGGCCGGCAGCCGAAAAGAGTAGTATTGGACGGACCTTTAGAACTGCCCAAACATCTGAATCTTTTTTCTGACTCATTTGAGGAGAAAACAATTGTGATCACTCATAATAAAAAGAAAGCAGAACAGGACGTCGATCCGATGCTAAAAATGCTTCAAAGCAACTATTTTCGCGGTGAATTGATTACTGTTGAAAATGATTCGGGCCACGTTCACCTGAGGGAATCACTCTCAAAGCTTTACGAAATGGGAATTCATTCCGTGCTGGTAGAAGGAGGGCAGCAACTATCGAGCGCGCTGCTCAGGCAGGGGCTGGTTGAACGCTTACAGCTATTTATAGCGCCAAAAATTCTGGGCGGAGGTACCAAGTCCATCATTAATTTAAACATCAACCGAATGGAAGATGTGAGACCATTCAGAGATTTTACCTGGCAACAGTCGGGCAGTGATATGTTATTAACAGCTAATCTATAGAATTTATGTTTACAGGAATAGTATCAGAAATTGGAGACGTAACGGAAATCAAAAAGATAAAAGGCGGACAAGAGCTGTCGATCAAATGTTCGTTTGCAGACGATGTTCATGTGGATGAGAGTATTGCCATTAATGGTGTTTGCCATACAGTCGTTTCCCATACAGATGATGTCTTTAAGGTTCAAAGTGTAGAGGAGACACTTCGTAAAACGAATCTGGGTGATCTTGAAGTAGGGAATCCGGTCAATCTGGAGCGGTCACTAACGCTGAACAAAGCTATTGAAGGGCACATTGTTCAGGGGCATGTGGATACAACAGGGACGATCAAAAAAATTGATAAGGATGGAGCGGATCTGCTGATAACCATTGAATTTCCTGAAGAGTACAGAGATTACATTGTAGGCAGGGGAAGCATTTCGATAGACGGTATCAGCCTGACGATTGCCCGGAATGAGGGAAATCTGTTTACAGTTGCAATTATCCCTTATACGTGGGATGAAACGAATCTGCACGCCAAAAAAATTGGGGATAGAGTCAACCTTGAGTTTGATATCTTTGGCAAATACATCATTCAGTATCTGCAAAATAGAGAGCAAAAATAGTCATTGCTCTCTATTAAAATCTTGGGGATCGACCGGTAGGTGATGAGCTTCTTTCCAGGTTGTTTAACAGTGGCAGTTTCTGGAATAGTCCCTGAATCTGAGAACTTGATAGTGACAACCGGAAGAAGTAATACTGGAAGTCTCCGAATGGATTAAACTGGAAAGAGAGATTCCAGCAGATCATATCCCGTTGCAGGCTGAACTGTGATGGGGTTAACTCTTTTTCGATGAAGTCATATCCCAATCGAGTGCTTACACGCCATTTGGGCGTTAGGTTAAATTGAATATTATTAGCGTTGAGAACGGCGCTTTTTCTGGCGTCCTGTCCAAACTGATAGTTCCAGCGGTAGTTGAAGTCTAATCCAACGCTCCAGGGAGAGCCGGTTCGCTGTACAGGTTGCAGATTGAACCGTTGATCCACTGGACTGAAAAATGTCTGATCCAGCGGGTCGTAGGGACGATAATCGGGGGTTGTAATTCGTGGACCTCTGCTGCCACCATTGAAGCTGGTTGATAGATTCAGGCTGTAACTCAATGGCTGCAGATATTTATTTCCATCTTCCCAGATAAAAGTGTTGATTTCACGTCCGTTTTCATCTCTGGAATAAACTGAATATGAAGCATTTGCCGAAATTCGCAACCCATCTACTACTCGAGAAGAGAGCGACATATTAACGCGGCCAAAATTCAGGCTGTCTGCAGCAAAATTATAGTTTGAGTTAACAGACAGATTATCAATCAATCGTAAGTTTGTTGACTGAACTTCACCTGTAGAGTCTCGCTTCACCTGCTTGGTTTCAAAAATATTGGTGATACCAAACGACATGGTCATCTGCTCACCCCGGCCGGGTCCTCGAAAAATCTCATCTTCAAAGATGGAATACTCCTGAGTATTGCCAAGTGAATCGGATTGAACCTCCCGATAATACCCCCAGGACGATTCAGAAAAATCAGGACTATAGCTGAAGCTGACATTTGGACGAACGGTATGTCTCAGTCCTTCCAAATTTCCGATACTCATTTGCGATACACCATAAAAAGTTGTGTTAAAATTCAGACTCGTGGAAAAATCCCTGGCAGCTTCAAATCCTCTTACCCGTTCCGTCTCAATTTCATTTTCCTCTTCATTCCACTGTTTACGGATTGTAGCAGGGTACCAGTATTCGGTGAGGTTTGCATTTGCACTAATATTCAGAAACTGGCTGGGAATAACTTGACTGGCCGAAAGGCCAACTCGTTGTTCAAAACCGTACTGCAAATGCCGATCGTTATCTGTAGCCTCTCTGTATTTGGATGGATCAAATAAGGCTTCGAACCAATTTACTTCTGCCGAATCGGCATCTTCCGGATTGAACTCAAACTCAGATTTAAAGTTGTTTCTATAGGTTACAGAAATTCTTTCATACCACTTTTCATCCTGCAAGCCGGGCTCATCAGACTGAAAGGGCGTAAACTGTCGGGCAGAAAAAGTGAATTCTGGTCCTGTAAGTCGGGTTCTATTGGTTGATAACTGCTGATTGAGGCTGGAAGTAGCACTGAAATTGTACGATCCCTCCGGGTGACTGTATCTGTATGATAATCGCGATGTACTATTGGTTCGAGCTCTTTCATCGGGGTCGAAAGAGTTTCGCTTGAAGTAGTTGGATGATTGAAGGTTTATGTTCGCAGATAGATTTGCATACGGCGACAACTGCTGATCGTGAGTGAGTGATAGCCGTTTACTGGTGGTTTCTGTAAATCCCGGATCTGTTGGTTCCAGCCCTCTTTCGCGAGAGTATCCTAAAGTGAGTGAACCGTTGTACTGTCCGGTGTTTCTGTACTGAAAACGGGACTCATTGAAAAATGTACCGGACGTGAACAGATCAAACGAGGTTTGAGCCGTAAAGTAGTCATTAAAGTATTGAAACCATCCAAGGTTTTGCAAACCGATACCCCGGGCAGATGTATTTTGATAGACATACGTGGGCTCGAGCAAACCGGATCTGCGGCTTTCTATACCCGCCGGTACATAACCAAATGGGAAAACAAGCGGGTAGGGAATATCCAGTATGAAGAGACGCGCGTTCGTGAAAAAGACTTCCTCTTCTTCAACCACCTTCATTCGATCAGCCTGAATGTAGTAGTACATATGATCCGGCGGACAGGTGGAGTAGATCCCGTCTTCTATAAAAACCTCTTCACGGGAAACATTTTTAACTTTAGTGCCAATCAGGTAACCGTCGTCAATTTCAATTTCAGCAACTTCAAATTTTCCTCTTTCAGATTCGTAGTTGAATAAGATTCTGGTACTTCTCAACTCATCCTGCTCGCGTCTTAAAATTGGGTATGAAAGTGTATCCTGCGGATTATCGGCAAGTGCCTCCACCTGGCTCATATTTAAATCCAGCTCAATCTTACCGGCACTCAGTTCGCCGTTTGTATGCTTTACATTACTGGAGCCATATAGGTTAGCTACCCGTTGATCCCTGAAGTTAAAGGTCAAAGAGTCTTTTGCCTGAAAGTTGACGGCATCGGGTGATGATTGTAGGTCTGCCTGTGGTGATTGCGAACTCTGACCGGTTTCGTCATTCAGCTCGCGTGGTGACGGGATAGTGTCGGATTCAGCTGCTTGGATACTGTCGCGTTCAGCCGGAGGTATCGTGTCTATTCTTGCCGATCGCAGTGAGTCTGAAATAACCTGAGCCGACAAATTGCTCCATACTGGGAAAACCAAGAGGCATAATATCCCAAAAAATAGAAGCTTGTGATTTGTGGATGGGCTGTTTCTCATGCATAAAACTAATCAACGGAGTTCTTCAAAAGCAAGGCTGGCTGCTCCCAGAAGTGCGGCATCATTTCCAAGTGATTCGTCGATGATTTCAAATTCCTCTCTAAAAGGAGGCATCAAATATTTCAACGCTGTTTCCTCTGCCGGTTGCAGTAACCATCTGCCGGCTTTTGCTACTCCACCACTCACAACAATTTTGCGGATATCAAGTATGTGAACGTAGTTGACAATAGCATAACCCAGTTTTTCTCCGGCCTGACGTAGAATATCTATTCCCAGTTCATTACCGTCTTCGGCTGCATGGTATAAATCAACGGGTTCCAGTTTATCAAAATTTTTGTGGAATTTGGAATAGAGTGAATTCTCGGGATTCTGACGAATCGTATCCGCGGCAAAACGACTTAAGAAGCGCTGTCCTAAATAGGCCTCTATGCCTCCGCGCGTATTACTGTTAGAAAGTGGGCCGTGGTAATTGATAATTACATGACCAAGTTCTCCGGCCATTCCTGTAGTACCCCGGTAGATTTTCTTGTCAATAATGATTCCCCCGCCAACACCGGTGCCAAGGGTAACCATGATAAAACTGTTGAATGCTTTGCCTTTTCCAAAATGAGCAGATCCAAGGGCGGCAAGATTTGCATCATTTTCGATCACGCACTTATAACCCGTGCGTTTAAAAATTTCATCGGCAACATTTTCCACCTTCCAACCGGGTAGATTGGGTGGATTTTTTACAGTTTTTCGATCCAGGCTTACCATTCCGGGTAATCCCATCCCAACTCCAATAGGGTCTGCATTATGCTCTTCAACCAAATCCTTTACGGCCAACGCAATTCTGTCAAAAACGTGCTCTTTCCCTAAATCGGCGTGTGTGGGAATTGAGGTCGTCTGCAGGAAGCCCTTTTTGTGGTCTACCAAAGCTGCCTTAATGTTCGTTCCTCCTAAGTCAATCCCGATGGAAATCATGATATCTCATTTTTTTGTAGTGGAAAGGAATGCACGAAAATAGTGAAAAATGAGCAAAGGAGTAGATTACTCAGCTGAATTAATCCGGTAAACTTTTTCATCCGGTTTTCTCATTCCATACTCCTCACGGGCAATTTTTTCGAGCAAATCCGGATTGTTTTCCAGTTCTTCTATTTTCTTTTCCAGTTCCGCTGTTTGTTGTTTGTACTCTTCTGTTTTTTCGATGAGCTCATCTTTTTTAAAATTGAGCTGAGCCCTGGTAAATACACTATAGGTATCTATAAACAGAAACCATATGGCAATAAAAGCGACTAATACGCTTACCAGAATGGAACGTTTCCAGCGAAGAGGATTTAAGTAATGGGTTTTCATAGCATTAGATGGATATTTCAATGAAATTAGTTTAAATATCGGGCAGAAACAAAAGTTTGCCCCAAAAACTCAGATGAAATTTTTTGAATAGATAGCACCAAAGATTTGAGAAACTAAAGTGGTGCAAGGTTCAGATTTAACTCTAATGGCACAAGAGGCATAAAGGGCACAAACAAGATGCTTAAAACCAAAAGTGGTAAAAACTGAGCAAAAAAATAACCCCAGCCGGGTATCAGCCGACTGAGGTTAATCAAGAGAGAGTCATTAAAAATATGAGTAACTCATAAAAAAAGAGTCGTGAATCGGGAGGGGCTCGAACCCTCGACCCACGGCTTAAAAGGCCGTTGCTCTACCAACTGAGCTACCGATTCAGCAAATGTTTCAAGACTCAAAAGATAAGGATTCGTTAAAGAGAAAATCAAACGAATACTTATAAAATTTGAAAAAAATTTGAGCATCATTTGTGCGGTAGCACAATTCATAAACACTTATTCAATTGTGCCTTTAAGTTATTACATTTATGTCGAATAAACATGAAATTCAGTTATAACGTTTGTTAAATAAAATGAAAGCGCAGATATGGCAACTATATTCACGAAAATTATAAAGGGCGAGATCCCCTGCTACAAAATCGCGGAGAGTGAAACTCATTACTCATTTTTAGATATCAACCCGATTGCCGAGGGTCATACTTTGATTGTACCTAAAAAGGAAGTCGATTATCTATTTGATCTTTCGGATGATCTTTTGGGTGATACCATGATCTTTGCAAAGAAGGTTGCAAAAGGGATCGATAAGGCGTTGAATCCGATCAGAACGGGAATAATCGTGGAGGGACTTGAAGTTCCACATGCACATATTCATCTGGTGCCGATCTATAAAGAATCTCAGGAAGTCTCCCTGAAACGGAAAGTGGACGTGTCGGAAGACAGAATGAAAGAGCTGGCTGATCTGATTTCTAAAGCTGTGGAGATCTGATTGATGAAAATTCTTGTACTGAACGGACCAAACTTGAATATGCTTGGGAAGCGTGACCCTGAAGTGTATGGATCTGAAACACTGACGGATATTGAAGAGAATCTGCAAGGTGAATATCCCAATGTCGATTTTGAGTTCCTGCAGAGCAATCACGAAGGAGAGCTGATCGATGCCATTCAAAAAGCAAGAGATGGGTCTGTTGATGCCCTGATTGCAAACTGGGGCGGATTCACCCACTCATCGGTTGCCATCCACGATGCACTGGAACTTCTGGAGATTCCCAAAGTGGAAGTTCACCTGTCTAATATCCATGCGCGGGAAGAGTTCCGTGAGCGATCCATTACCGGAAAAGCGATGAATGGAATCATAACAGGATTCGGCTCGATCAGTTATACGCTGGGTGTTGAAGCTGCACTGAAAATCCTGGCCAACCGATAAAATCTGTGCAAAAACTTAAAGAACTCTTTTCGGATACATTGATCTACGGCATCAGCAGTGTGCTGGCGCGGTTTATCAACTATCTGCTGGTTCCGCTGCACACCGGTGTGTTCAACACGGCTCAGTATGGTGTGATTGGATTGGTGTATGCCGCCATCGCCTTTCTGAATGTGGTATTCACGTTTGGAATGGAGTCGGCTTACCTGCGTTATGCGGAAAACCGAAAAGAAGCTGCTTCCGTTTTTAAAACGCTTCAAACCGGCCTTTTAATTTTTGCATCTCTTCTCTGTGTGATCCTTTATCTCACAATGCCGGCACTTTTGCCTCTGCTGAATCTCGGTGAAGAGACATCCGTCATCTTTTTGATGATGCTCGGTATCCTTTGGTTTGATACGCTCTCTATTGTGCCGATGGCGGAACTTCGCTTAACCAGAAGAGCGTATCTTTTTGCGGTTCTGAAGACCCTGAATGTGCTGATCAACCTGGCGCTCAACTTTTATCTTATTCTCTCTCTGGGATGGGGAATTGAAGCGGTCTTTTTTGCAAATCTGGCAGGGTCATTTGTAATGACGGTTCTGGTCTGGATTTCTACGGCTGATCTGCTCAAGGGATCATTCAGTAAACAGTGGATGAAAACCGCGTTTGAGTTTGGCTGGCCGTTTGTTCCTTCAGGTATCGGTTTTGTGGTGAATGAGATGCTGGATCGCTTTCTTCTGAATGGAATGGATCCGGCAAACACCGAGCGGCTGTATGGCTTGGGAACTACCCCGGAAGATATTGTAGGAATCTATAATGCCTGTTATAAGCTTGCAGTATTTATGCTGCTGCTCGTTCAGATGTACCGAATGGCCTGGCAGCCATTTTTTATGCGTCATGCAAAGGATGGAGAGTCGCGCAAGCTTTTTGGTCAGGCGTTTATCTGGTACAATGCGTTCTCGGCCCTGCTCTTTCTGGGTGTGGCTCTGTTGAAAGAGCAGATCGTAGCCATTCCAATTCCCGGCACCGAGGCTACGCTGATTGACAGTGCCTATTGGGGAGGACTGGAAATTGTGCCGTTTCTCCTACTGGCATATTGGTTTCATGGCTGGTATATCAACTTTTCGTCCGGGGTATTTATCAAGGAGAAGACAAGGGTATTCTATAAAATCACCCTGATGGGAGCGGCAGTAACGATCATCGCCAACCTGATTCTGATTCCCTACTTCGGTATGACCGGCTCCGCAGTAGCCACACTTCTTAGCTACGGTGCGATGGCTACAACGCTGGGAGTCTATAGCAAAAAAGTGATGGAGGTGCCGTATCGTCTTCCGGAGAGCTTTGGGTTGATGGCGGTGATGGCAGCGTTGGTTTTTGCTGAACCGATGGTTATGAATCTATTCAACAATGGATGGCTGCTATCAAAAATAGTCATCACTTTCATCGGCCTGATTGCTATTGCAACCTATCTGAAAGTTCTGCTCCACAATTCTGAAAAGGAATTGTTGTAAGGAATCAAGACTTACAGTTCCCTATGTGTGCAGAGATTTTCTTCTCGCAGATTTCCGCGGATTCTACCGCAGATGTTTAGCAGAAAATAAAATAAATCAAG containing:
- the ribD gene encoding bifunctional diaminohydroxyphosphoribosylaminopyrimidine deaminase/5-amino-6-(5-phosphoribosylamino)uracil reductase RibD, with translation MPDQKDKIWMQRALSLAEKGLGYVSPNPMVGCVIVSKDGDIIGEGYHERYGKAHAEVNAVRSVKDPEMLKGATVYVTLEPCSHHGKTPPCADMLAELPIKKVVMAMQDPNPSVNGKGLKILREQNIQVDVGVLQDEAEKLNEKWLHAIGTSTPFVTLKIAQTADGYVAAPNGDSKWISCKESRKLVHRWRSEDDAVLVGRNTALHDNPQLTVRLTEGRQPKRVVLDGPLELPKHLNLFSDSFEEKTIVITHNKKKAEQDVDPMLKMLQSNYFRGELITVENDSGHVHLRESLSKLYEMGIHSVLVEGGQQLSSALLRQGLVERLQLFIAPKILGGGTKSIINLNINRMEDVRPFRDFTWQQSGSDMLLTANL
- a CDS encoding riboflavin synthase produces the protein MFTGIVSEIGDVTEIKKIKGGQELSIKCSFADDVHVDESIAINGVCHTVVSHTDDVFKVQSVEETLRKTNLGDLEVGNPVNLERSLTLNKAIEGHIVQGHVDTTGTIKKIDKDGADLLITIEFPEEYRDYIVGRGSISIDGISLTIARNEGNLFTVAIIPYTWDETNLHAKKIGDRVNLEFDIFGKYIIQYLQNREQK
- a CDS encoding putative LPS assembly protein LptD, producing the protein MSAQVISDSLRSARIDTIPPAERDSIQAAESDTIPSPRELNDETGQSSQSPQADLQSSPDAVNFQAKDSLTFNFRDQRVANLYGSSNVKHTNGELSAGKIELDLNMSQVEALADNPQDTLSYPILRREQDELRSTRILFNYESERGKFEVAEIEIDDGYLIGTKVKNVSREEVFIEDGIYSTCPPDHMYYYIQADRMKVVEEEEVFFTNARLFILDIPYPLVFPFGYVPAGIESRRSGLLEPTYVYQNTSARGIGLQNLGWFQYFNDYFTAQTSFDLFTSGTFFNESRFQYRNTGQYNGSLTLGYSRERGLEPTDPGFTETTSKRLSLTHDQQLSPYANLSANINLQSSNYFKRNSFDPDERARTNSTSRLSYRYSHPEGSYNFSATSSLNQQLSTNRTRLTGPEFTFSARQFTPFQSDEPGLQDEKWYERISVTYRNNFKSEFEFNPEDADSAEVNWFEALFDPSKYREATDNDRHLQYGFEQRVGLSASQVIPSQFLNISANANLTEYWYPATIRKQWNEEENEIETERVRGFEAARDFSTSLNFNTTFYGVSQMSIGNLEGLRHTVRPNVSFSYSPDFSESSWGYYREVQSDSLGNTQEYSIFEDEIFRGPGRGEQMTMSFGITNIFETKQVKRDSTGEVQSTNLRLIDNLSVNSNYNFAADSLNFGRVNMSLSSRVVDGLRISANASYSVYSRDENGREINTFIWEDGNKYLQPLSYSLNLSTSFNGGSRGPRITTPDYRPYDPLDQTFFSPVDQRFNLQPVQRTGSPWSVGLDFNYRWNYQFGQDARKSAVLNANNIQFNLTPKWRVSTRLGYDFIEKELTPSQFSLQRDMICWNLSFQFNPFGDFQYYFFRLSLSSSQIQGLFQKLPLLNNLERSSSPTGRSPRF
- a CDS encoding ROK family protein, encoding MISIGIDLGGTNIKAALVDHKKGFLQTTSIPTHADLGKEHVFDRIALAVKDLVEEHNADPIGVGMGLPGMVSLDRKTVKNPPNLPGWKVENVADEIFKRTGYKCVIENDANLAALGSAHFGKGKAFNSFIMVTLGTGVGGGIIIDKKIYRGTTGMAGELGHVIINYHGPLSNSNTRGGIEAYLGQRFLSRFAADTIRQNPENSLYSKFHKNFDKLEPVDLYHAAEDGNELGIDILRQAGEKLGYAIVNYVHILDIRKIVVSGGVAKAGRWLLQPAEETALKYLMPPFREEFEIIDESLGNDAALLGAASLAFEELR
- a CDS encoding FtsB family cell division protein, whose protein sequence is MKTHYLNPLRWKRSILVSVLVAFIAIWFLFIDTYSVFTRAQLNFKKDELIEKTEEYKQQTAELEKKIEELENNPDLLEKIAREEYGMRKPDEKVYRINSAE
- a CDS encoding HIT family protein — encoded protein: MATIFTKIIKGEIPCYKIAESETHYSFLDINPIAEGHTLIVPKKEVDYLFDLSDDLLGDTMIFAKKVAKGIDKALNPIRTGIIVEGLEVPHAHIHLVPIYKESQEVSLKRKVDVSEDRMKELADLISKAVEI
- the aroQ gene encoding type II 3-dehydroquinate dehydratase — encoded protein: MKILVLNGPNLNMLGKRDPEVYGSETLTDIEENLQGEYPNVDFEFLQSNHEGELIDAIQKARDGSVDALIANWGGFTHSSVAIHDALELLEIPKVEVHLSNIHAREEFRERSITGKAMNGIITGFGSISYTLGVEAALKILANR
- a CDS encoding lipopolysaccharide biosynthesis protein yields the protein MQKLKELFSDTLIYGISSVLARFINYLLVPLHTGVFNTAQYGVIGLVYAAIAFLNVVFTFGMESAYLRYAENRKEAASVFKTLQTGLLIFASLLCVILYLTMPALLPLLNLGEETSVIFLMMLGILWFDTLSIVPMAELRLTRRAYLFAVLKTLNVLINLALNFYLILSLGWGIEAVFFANLAGSFVMTVLVWISTADLLKGSFSKQWMKTAFEFGWPFVPSGIGFVVNEMLDRFLLNGMDPANTERLYGLGTTPEDIVGIYNACYKLAVFMLLLVQMYRMAWQPFFMRHAKDGESRKLFGQAFIWYNAFSALLFLGVALLKEQIVAIPIPGTEATLIDSAYWGGLEIVPFLLLAYWFHGWYINFSSGVFIKEKTRVFYKITLMGAAVTIIANLILIPYFGMTGSAVATLLSYGAMATTLGVYSKKVMEVPYRLPESFGLMAVMAALVFAEPMVMNLFNNGWLLSKIVITFIGLIAIATYLKVLLHNSEKELL